The proteins below are encoded in one region of Triticum aestivum cultivar Chinese Spring chromosome 1B, IWGSC CS RefSeq v2.1, whole genome shotgun sequence:
- the LOC123138488 gene encoding peroxidase 1 has translation MASRAATMVALLLAAVAATCARAQLHEKFYSESCPSVEDVVRREMVRALSLAPSLAGPLLRMHFHDCFVRGCDGSVLLDSANKTAEKDAQPNQTLRGFGFVERVKAAVEKACPDTVSCADVLALIARDAVWLSKGPFWTVPLGRRDGSVSISNETDALPPPTANFTVLTQLFAAVNLDAKDLVVLSAGHTIGTSHCFSFSDRLYNFTGMENPSDIDPTLEPQYMMRLKSKCASLNDNTTLVEMDPGSFKTFDTDYFKLVSKRRGLFHSDGALLTDPFTRAYVQRHATGAFKEEFFADFAASMIKMGNANPLTGSQGEIRKKCSVVNH, from the exons ATGGCGTCGAGGGCTGCGACGATGGTGGCGCTGCTgctcgcggcggtggcggcgacgtgCGCGCGGGCGCAGCTGCACGAGAAGTTCTACAGCGAGTCGTGCCCCAGCGTGGAGGACGTGGTGAGGAGGGAGATGGTGAGGGCGCTGTCCCTGGCGCCCAGCCTCGCCGGGCCGCTCCTCCGGATgcacttccacgactgcttcgtcagG GGGTGCGACGGCTCGGTTCTGCTGGACTCGGCCAACAAGACGGCGGAGAAGGACGCGCAGCCGAACCAGACGCTCCGTGGCTTCGGCTTCGTCGAGAGGGTGAAGGCCGCCGTGGAGAAGGCCTGCCCCGACACCGTTTCCTGCGCCGACGTCCTCGCCCTCATTGCCAGGGACGCAGTATGGCTG AGCAAGGGTCCATTCTGGACAGTTCCCCTCGGCCGGCGAGACGGCAGCGTGTCCATATCCAACGAGACCGACGCGCTGCCACCCCCGACCGCCAACTTCACCGTGCTCACCCAGCTCTTCGCCGCTGTCAACCTCGACGCCAAGGACCTGGTCGTCCTCTCCGCCGGGCACACAATAGGGAcgtcgcactgcttctccttctCCGACCGACTCTACAACTTCACCGGCATGGAGAACCCCAGCGACATCGACCCAACGCTGGAGCCACAGTACATGATGCGGCTAAAGAGCAAGTGTGCCAGCCTCAACGACAACACCACCCTTGTGGAGATGGACCCCGGCAGCTTCAAGACCTTCGACACCGACTACTTCAAGCTGGTGAGCAAGCGGAGGGGCCTCTTCCACTCCGACGGTGCCCTCCTCACCGACCCCTTCACCCGCGCCTATGTCCAGCGCCACGCCACCGGCGCCTTCAAGGAGGAGTTCTTCGCCGACTTCGCGGCCTCCATGATCAAGATGGGCAATGCCAATCCGCTCACTGGCAGCCAGGGCGAGATCAGGAAGAAGTGCAGCGTGGTGAACCATTAA
- the LOC123138495 gene encoding uncharacterized protein — protein MAYYSDHQAYASNTANSTESIQELISKISHQLDDLAQQRGVVFEDRPSSYYPYSGGNPYVAPTCHICGFQGHSPAECQRGYSHTPDCFGMSFAQEHSSYQNNYSHGWPENPNMSYRSNNPEISSFASSNHMQGFRYEEESHNHAPQQFFSPPTHIPQYQEMCPMELNGPPFGQPTTPAPVEQSHVQVPTQDEFDDIDKLTLLSLEFTWSAEDDPIRPVILDEMKKIKSGKELVEEVRKIEKNINAGSTISSQLELSISGISFDTCEVPTPSHPAEQDSKSPEEERPQIEDELEDKEQDDQELQFPCDQVEDSSSTTPEEVQEAAVDEDEEPKIHWPIVIHERDVSGLPNPLDDMMPCDFFATTLHYMIPSLKIDLKTHLLGYDDIYPVSGITLICDDHSYFPRASPMLNETYHSHASLELNDKYHPHVSVDLADFYHPKHVLYSYAYVIGYPIDDLEGIIPTTCIVSLVECSFRLLLVHDPLHADQVRDDIPWDPGGPMAWG, from the coding sequence ATGGCTTACTATTCAGATCATCAGGCTTATGCGAGCAACACTGCAAACAGCACGGAAAGTATTCAAGAACTGATAAGTAAGATTTCCCATCAATTAGATGATTTAGCTCAGCAGAGAGGAGTAGTTTTTGAGGATAGGCCTAGTTCTTATTATCCTTATTCCGGAGGCAATCCTTATGTTGCTCCTACATGCCATATTTGTGGATTTCAGGGCCATTCGCCCGCTGAATGTCAGCGTGGTTACTCTCACACTCCAGATTGTTTTGGCATGAGCTTCGCTCAAGAGCATagctcataccaaaacaattacTCACATGGGTGGCCTGAAAACCCGAATATGTCATATAGGAGCAACAACCCTGAGATCTCATCGTTTGCTTCTAGTAATCATATGCAGGGATTTAGGTATGAAGAGGAGAGCCACAACCATGCACCACAACAGTTTTTTTCACCTCCTACTCATATACCTCAATACCAGGAGATGTGTCCAATGGAGTTAAATGGTCCTCCATTTGGTCAACCAACAACTCCAGCACCTGTTGAGCAATCTCATGTGCAAGTGCCCACACAAGATGAGTTCGATGACATAGACAAGCTCACATTGCTTAGTCTCGAGTTCACTTGGAGTGCTGAAGATGATCCAATTAGGCCGGTGATACTAGAtgaaatgaagaagatcaagagtgGAAAGGAACTAGTGGAAGAAGTAAGGAAGATTGAGAAGAACATCAATGCTGGCAGCACTATTTCTTCACAGCTAGAGCTGAGTATTTCTGGGATATCCTTTGATACATGTGAGGTTCCAACACCGTCACATCCAGCTGAGCAAGATAGCAAGAGTCCAGAGGAAGAGAGACCTCAGATTGAAGATGAACTAGAAGACAAGGAACAAGATGATCAAGAGCTGCAATTTCCATGTGATCAAGTTGAAGACTCATCATCTACTACTCCTGAAGAAGTACAAGAAGCTGctgtagatgaagatgaagaacctaaGATTCATTGGCCTATTGTCATACATGAGCGTGATGTGTCAGGTTTACCCAATCCTCTTGATGACATGATGCCTTGTGATTTCTTTGCTACTACCTTGCATTACATGATACCATCACTTAAGATTGATTTGAAAACTCATTTGCTTGGATATGATGATATATACCCTGTTAGTGGCATTACTCTCATTTGTGATGATCATAGTTACTTTCCTCGTGCTAGTCCTATGCTTAATGAAACATATCATTCCCATGCTAGTCTTGAGCTTAATGATAAATATCATCCTCATGTTAGTGTTGACCTTGCTGATTTCTACCATCCTAAACATGTGCTTTATAGCTATGCTTATGTAATTGGATATCCGATTGATGACTTGGAGGGTATTATCCCTACCACTTGCATTGTCTCTTTGGTTGAGTGCTCTTTCAGGCTGTTGCTTGTGCACGATCCACTACATGCTGACCAAGTTCGAGATGACATTCCCTGGGACCCCGGTGGACCTATGGCATGGGGATGA